The genome window TTTATTCATTCGGAGAAAGGGAGGCAGCAACTAGCCGTCAAGCGGACGGTAGGCGAGAATATTTTGAAAACAGGTTATTGTGTTTATCCGGGAAGTCTCATGCCCAGCCTGCATCCTGAGCAAGGTCCTGTATGGGAATGGGAACTTGAAAATATTGATCATGTCATGCATAAATTGGGGGCAAACTATAATGGAGAAGGAGCAGGTGCGCTTCGGAAAATCCCTGAAGAATCGCTAAAGGAATTAAAGGCAATATTTGATGAAACCGGAGCTACCGACAGGTGGGAACTGATTGAAAAAATCTCTGCCGAAAAAGCAAATGATATGGGTTTAACTTTCGATGAAACCATGAATTGCTCCTATTTTAAATACATTTACAAGCATAATTCAAGAAACCATTTTGCAGAATGAAAGAAGAAGGTAAAAAGAGAATCTGGTCGGAGTATCAAAAAGAAGTACCTGATGATCATTATTATTATGTCAGAAGTTGTATCCGACAAACATTTTTCCCCGGCTCGGAGCAGGCATTTCTGAGAATATTAAGAGAGGAATTAAACAGGGACGTTTATGAAAACCCTTATCATACTACCTGCACAGGCATTGCTTACCATGCCGATATTGTTCCTTTTGATACAACGATGACGGTGGTCGCCCGCCAGTTTGCACTGATGACTGAATCGGGATACCGCAACTATGTCCCTTCCTGTATCACTTCTTTTGGTATTTATACGGAGATTCTTGAAACATGGAAACATTTTCCTGAAGTTGAAGCCCGCATCAGGGAAAAATTATGGAAAGCCACTAAAAGGGAGTTTAAAATCCCTGAAAATCTTTCTCATTCGAGTGATGTCATTTACCATTTCAGAAATGAAATAGCTGAAAAAGCAAAATATCGTCTGGTAAAATGCAAGACCGGTGAGCCATTAAAGGTAGTTGACCACATTGGCTGTCATTATGCCAAAATGTTTCCTGAAAAGGGGATAGGAGGGGCTGAATTTCCACAGGTTCTTTCCGGAATGATTGAAGCATGGGGAGGAGAGGTAATTGATTATCCCGAGCGCAGGCATTGTTGCGGATTTGGTTTTCGTCAATACATTGTTCAGGCAAACAGGGGATATTCTCTTTCATGCAGCAGAAAGAAGTTTGAATCCATGGAGCCGTATGAACCTGATTTGATTATTACTAATTGCCCCGGATGTCCGATGTTTCTCGACAGATGGCAATATGTAATCAGTGAAATGGAGGGAAAAACCTATGGTAAAAACGGTTTTGGAATTCCTGTTTTTACCTATGAGGAAATTGCAGGATTGGTTTTAGGCTACGATCCATGGGAACTTGGATTGCAGGTTCATCAGGTGAGTTGTGAACCTGTGCTGGATAAAATAGGCATACCATACAAGCTGACAGAAAAGTTTACAGGTAAAAACAAGGAATTTCTGGGGGTACCTAAAATGCCTCAATATTTAAAGTTTTGTTGTTAAAATCAGGATATGAAAAAGAAGGTTCTTGTCATCGGAGGAGGAATTGCCGGCATTGAAGCCTCAGCTTTTTTAAGCAATATGGGCTTTGATGTTACTTTGGTAGAAAAGGAAGAAAAGGTTGGAGGACACCTCAATAATTGGGAAAAGTTATTTCCGACCATGCGATATGGGTCTGAAGTCCTTGATTTTCTTAAACAAGGATTGAATGGCAAAGTAAAAGTTCTGACCTCCAGTGAGGTTGAAAAAATTGAAAGAATTGAAGATCAAAGGTTTGATATATCAATTTCTTCAGGGTTAAATGAGACTGCCGATGCGATTCTCGTAACCACAGGTTACGAATTGTTTGATGCCAGAAAAAAAGAGGAATATGGCTATGGGATTTACGAAAATGTAATTACTTCAGCTGACCTTGAAGGGTATTTCAACAGCAATCGGGAAGTCAGGACGAGCGGAGGAAAAATCCCTGAACGGATAGGTTTTGTTCATTGTGTGGGCAGCAGAGATGAAAAAGTCGGGAATGTATATTGTTCAAAGGTTTGTTGTGTTACGGCAGTCAAACAGTCCATCGAAATAAAACAAAAATATCCTGATTGTGAGGTGTTTTGCTTTTATATGGATTTGAGAATGTATGGGATGCATTTTGAACATCTTTTCAAAGAAGCTCAGGAAAAATATGGGGTTCAGTTCATTCGCGGACGACTATCGGAAGCATTTGAGAATCAGGATAAATCAGTTTTAATAAAGGTAGAAGACACTTTGCTTAACAGACCTCTGAAAATGTCGGTCGATTTATTGGTATTGATGGTGGGTTTTGTTCCGGCACAAGGGACGCTTAAAATTGGCAGTATGCTGGGGCTGGAAAACGGTATTAACGGCTTTTTTAAAACAAGAGATCAGCATACGCTAACAAATGTTTCGAATGTTCAAGGGGTGTTTTTTGCCGGATGTTGTACTTCTCCGAAAACCATTACCAATACCATCACTGATGCCCGTGCAGCCGCTTCAACGATTGCTGCATATCTGTTAAATTGTGAAATTGATAAAAGAACAGTAAATACCAGAAAATGAAATTTGGTTTTGAAATTTTAAAAGACAGACAGATAGATTTTGACAAACTCGACAGATCATTTTCTTTTTATCTGAGGGAGAGTGAACCTTCGTTCAGGCTATGCATTTTTTGCGGAACATGTGCTTCAGGGTGCTCTGCAGCTAAGTTTGATAATTTCAGTCTGAAAAATGTTTTTTTACTGATTAACAGGGGATTTACTGAACAGGCCACAGATGAAATTAAAAAGTGCTGGTTGTGTGGCAAATGTGTTTTGTCTTGTCCACGTGGCGTCAACACCCGCCAATTGATTTTGAAAATTATGCAGAAAACTGATAATAAATAGCTTATGCATTTTCATCCTTTTGTTTTGCCTTTTTTGCTGGGACTGATTTTTATAGTTGTCTTCTTTGTTGTTAAAATAATCTACTGGTATCAAAACCTTTTGATTGAAGAAAAAATCAAATTCATACAATCGGTCTTTACCGTCAAAACATGGCTGGCTATCAAAGAAGTTTTTTTTGAAAGTTTGCTCCATCGAAAGGTTTTTAAAATTAATCCATTGCTGGGCTACATGCATTCGAGCATTGCCTTCGGCTGGTTTTTGCTGATTCTCATTGGCAACCTTGAATCAAGGCTGTATCATCCCTCTGACTTGAATCCACCTTATTATCCTATCTTTTTGAGCTACTTCGATAAAAGCAGCCATGAAGTATATTGGTTTGCGGAAATTTTCAAATTTGTCATGAATCTTCTGCTGTTGATCATTCTGACAGGTGTTTCGCTGGCCGTCATCAAACGTTTCTACGCTAAACTGTTCAGTATGAAAAAAACGAGCAGCTTAAAATGGTCTGATAAAATTCCCCTTTATGCCCTCTGGCTGATTTTTCCTTTCAGGCTTCTGGCAGAAAGTGTTTCAGCAGGTTATTACCACAATGGAGGCTTCCTGACCAATTCCCTGGGCTCTGTATTGAGCAGTTTCATTCCTGAATATCCTTTTGTTGAAATGTTTTACTGGCTTTATTCCATTTCACTCGGAATATTTTTTATTAGCCTTCCATGGTCACGTTATATGCACATACCTTCTGAAGTGGTATTTATTTTTTTCAGAAATTATGGGGTTGATTTCAGTCCGGCAAATAAAGCTGTAAATGAAGTTGAAGTTTTATCCTGCTCAAGATGCGGTATCTGTATCGATACTTGTCAGATAATGTCTTCAGCAAGGGTCAATCATATTCAGGCTGTTTATTTCCTTCGGGGTGTCAGAGAGAAAAAATATGATGAAAACAAAACATTTAATTGCCTGATGTGTGGAAGGTGTTCCAATATCTGCCCGGTTGGAATTGATGTCAACAAATATCGATTGAGTCAGCGAATCAAAGCAAATATGCAAATTGATTTACCTGCTGATAAAGTTAAAATCAATCCATTGGAAAAAGCTAAGGTCGGCTATTTTGCAGGATGTATGACCTATCTGACACCCTCGGTGAAAGAAGCAATGATTCAGATTCTGAACCAATCAGGCTCAAACTGGATATTTCTGGATGAAAAAAGCGGTATTTGTTGCGGAAGGCCTGCAAAACTTGCCGGATTAACCTCAAAAGCCGTTTCACTTCAAAATGCCCTGAAAGAACTTATTGCCTCTGCTGAAATTCAACAATTGGTTACTTCCTGTCCTATTTGCCTTAAAACCTTCAGAGAAGATTACAAATTGTCAATTCCGGTTGATCATCATTCGGTGTTTATCAATCAGCTGATAAAGGATAAAAAACTGATTTACAGTCGATTAAATCTGAATGCAGTGTATCATGATCCCTGCGAAATGGGCAGGGGATTAGGCATTTATGACGAACCAAGAGAGCTATTGGATAAGGTCATTCAGCTCAGGAATCATCAATATGAAAAAGATAATGCACTTTGTTGCGGAGGCAGTCTGGCCGGCTTCAGGCTGACAAATCAGGAAAAAGAACTGATTACCAAAGACGCTTTAGAAAAAATGAATGTGGCTGATATGAATATTCTGGCAACTTCCTGCCCGATGTGTAAAAAAACATTTGCCAGATATGTCGGGAATAAAGTTTCCGACATAGCTGAAATTGTGGCAATGGCTATGAAAACAAAGGAAGGGCAAAAACATATCAGTGAGCAAATCAGCATAAAGGAGCTGCTATAGACAATTGGTTTTCACTATGTTTTATAGATGTCTATATTCAGTTTCAGCTCTTTCACT of Sphingobacteriales bacterium contains these proteins:
- a CDS encoding 4Fe-4S dicluster domain-containing protein, producing MKNYFKKLQEDVRFQEGLNACINCGTCTAICPAAEFYRYDPRQIADVVQSRNDDEIETLLKSDTIWYCGECMSCKTRCPRSNAPGLIIIALRSLSQDTGLFIHSEKGRQQLAVKRTVGENILKTGYCVYPGSLMPSLHPEQGPVWEWELENIDHVMHKLGANYNGEGAGALRKIPEESLKELKAIFDETGATDRWELIEKISAEKANDMGLTFDETMNCSYFKYIYKHNSRNHFAE
- a CDS encoding heterodisulfide reductase subunit B, whose product is MKEEGKKRIWSEYQKEVPDDHYYYVRSCIRQTFFPGSEQAFLRILREELNRDVYENPYHTTCTGIAYHADIVPFDTTMTVVARQFALMTESGYRNYVPSCITSFGIYTEILETWKHFPEVEARIREKLWKATKREFKIPENLSHSSDVIYHFRNEIAEKAKYRLVKCKTGEPLKVVDHIGCHYAKMFPEKGIGGAEFPQVLSGMIEAWGGEVIDYPERRHCCGFGFRQYIVQANRGYSLSCSRKKFESMEPYEPDLIITNCPGCPMFLDRWQYVISEMEGKTYGKNGFGIPVFTYEEIAGLVLGYDPWELGLQVHQVSCEPVLDKIGIPYKLTEKFTGKNKEFLGVPKMPQYLKFCC
- a CDS encoding CoB--CoM heterodisulfide reductase iron-sulfur subunit A family protein, with translation MKKKVLVIGGGIAGIEASAFLSNMGFDVTLVEKEEKVGGHLNNWEKLFPTMRYGSEVLDFLKQGLNGKVKVLTSSEVEKIERIEDQRFDISISSGLNETADAILVTTGYELFDARKKEEYGYGIYENVITSADLEGYFNSNREVRTSGGKIPERIGFVHCVGSRDEKVGNVYCSKVCCVTAVKQSIEIKQKYPDCEVFCFYMDLRMYGMHFEHLFKEAQEKYGVQFIRGRLSEAFENQDKSVLIKVEDTLLNRPLKMSVDLLVLMVGFVPAQGTLKIGSMLGLENGINGFFKTRDQHTLTNVSNVQGVFFAGCCTSPKTITNTITDARAAASTIAAYLLNCEIDKRTVNTRK
- a CDS encoding 4Fe-4S dicluster domain-containing protein — its product is MKFGFEILKDRQIDFDKLDRSFSFYLRESEPSFRLCIFCGTCASGCSAAKFDNFSLKNVFLLINRGFTEQATDEIKKCWLCGKCVLSCPRGVNTRQLILKIMQKTDNK
- a CDS encoding (Fe-S)-binding protein — translated: MHFHPFVLPFLLGLIFIVVFFVVKIIYWYQNLLIEEKIKFIQSVFTVKTWLAIKEVFFESLLHRKVFKINPLLGYMHSSIAFGWFLLILIGNLESRLYHPSDLNPPYYPIFLSYFDKSSHEVYWFAEIFKFVMNLLLLIILTGVSLAVIKRFYAKLFSMKKTSSLKWSDKIPLYALWLIFPFRLLAESVSAGYYHNGGFLTNSLGSVLSSFIPEYPFVEMFYWLYSISLGIFFISLPWSRYMHIPSEVVFIFFRNYGVDFSPANKAVNEVEVLSCSRCGICIDTCQIMSSARVNHIQAVYFLRGVREKKYDENKTFNCLMCGRCSNICPVGIDVNKYRLSQRIKANMQIDLPADKVKINPLEKAKVGYFAGCMTYLTPSVKEAMIQILNQSGSNWIFLDEKSGICCGRPAKLAGLTSKAVSLQNALKELIASAEIQQLVTSCPICLKTFREDYKLSIPVDHHSVFINQLIKDKKLIYSRLNLNAVYHDPCEMGRGLGIYDEPRELLDKVIQLRNHQYEKDNALCCGGSLAGFRLTNQEKELITKDALEKMNVADMNILATSCPMCKKTFARYVGNKVSDIAEIVAMAMKTKEGQKHISEQISIKELL